In the genome of Saccharomonospora viridis DSM 43017, one region contains:
- a CDS encoding trans-sulfuration enzyme family protein: protein MTTRPDKRVPDTLSFPTNAVHAGNEIDAGSGAIRTPIIMANSYALPEDPSQLSWSGTDVPLYTRNSGANQLALQRKLVALEGGEDAVVLASGVAALHAVFFSHLRTGDHVVVADVTYEATWRLFAELLPARYGIEATFVDMTDLDAVRAAIRPNTRIVHVETIANPTTKVTDIAAVATIAHEAGAILVVDSTFTPPPLYRPLEDGADLVVHSLTKYINGHGDAMGGAVIGSAELLEPIKSEAMVDVGGVISPFNAWLITRGSVTLPLRLRQQLTSAARIAEQLEQDPRIAYVAYPGLPSHPQHELATRQFGGRGYGGMMAFAVKGDPDTQNRFVANLRVITSAVSLGHDESLIVHVGTKGPRVVHYPEPFRKWGHLRFSVGLEDTEDLLADLTHALDATFG from the coding sequence ATGACGACCCGCCCGGACAAGCGTGTGCCCGACACCCTGTCGTTTCCGACCAACGCCGTTCACGCGGGCAACGAGATCGACGCCGGATCGGGGGCGATCCGCACCCCGATCATCATGGCCAACTCCTACGCGTTGCCCGAGGACCCGTCTCAGTTGAGCTGGTCAGGCACCGACGTGCCGCTGTACACCCGGAACTCGGGGGCCAACCAGCTCGCTCTCCAGCGCAAGCTGGTGGCGTTGGAAGGCGGGGAGGACGCGGTCGTCCTCGCCTCCGGGGTCGCCGCGCTGCACGCGGTGTTCTTCAGCCACCTGCGCACCGGCGATCACGTGGTCGTGGCCGACGTCACCTACGAGGCGACCTGGCGGTTGTTCGCCGAACTGCTCCCCGCCCGCTACGGCATCGAGGCCACCTTCGTCGACATGACGGACCTCGACGCCGTGCGCGCGGCGATCCGCCCCAACACGCGGATCGTGCACGTCGAGACCATCGCCAACCCGACCACCAAGGTCACCGACATCGCCGCGGTGGCCACGATCGCGCACGAGGCGGGGGCGATCCTGGTCGTGGACTCCACGTTCACCCCGCCGCCGCTGTACCGGCCGCTCGAGGACGGTGCCGACCTGGTCGTGCACTCGTTGACGAAATACATCAACGGGCACGGCGACGCGATGGGCGGCGCGGTGATCGGCTCGGCCGAGTTGCTCGAACCGATCAAAAGCGAGGCGATGGTCGACGTGGGCGGGGTGATCTCCCCGTTCAACGCCTGGCTGATCACACGTGGTTCGGTGACGCTGCCGCTTCGGCTGCGTCAGCAGCTCACCTCGGCCGCGCGGATCGCCGAGCAGCTGGAGCAGGATCCCCGCATCGCCTATGTGGCCTATCCGGGGTTGCCCAGCCACCCACAACACGAGCTGGCCACCCGGCAGTTCGGTGGCCGTGGCTATGGGGGGATGATGGCGTTCGCCGTCAAGGGCGATCCCGACACGCAGAACCGGTTCGTCGCCAACCTACGCGTCATCACCTCGGCGGTCTCGCTGGGCCACGACGAATCCCTCATCGTGCACGTCGGCACGAAGGGACCGCGGGTCGTGCACTACCCGGAGCCGTTCCGGAAGTGGGGCCATCTGCGGTTCTCGGTCGGCCTCGAGGACACCGAGGACCTGCTCGCCGACCTGACCCACGCCCTCGACGCCACCTTCGGCTGA
- a CDS encoding oxidoreductase, with product MAGNTLGGTFTMAEGLTVHRMGYGAMQLAGPGVFGPPKDRDEAIAVLRTAVELGINHIDTADFYGPHVTNELIREALAPYGEELHIVTKVGAVRDEHGGWPHARSPEQLRQQVESNLRTLDVDVLDVVNLRVGGGPDGHSPVPGSLAEPFGALAEMREQGLIKHLGVSVVNEEQVREAQSIAPVVTVQNWYNLAHRGDEPLIAWLAEQGISYVPFWPLGGFNPIQSDALNTVAQQLGASPQAVALAWLLRQSPNILLIPGTSSVAHLRENVAAASLELPEDALARLDGIGA from the coding sequence ATGGCGGGTAACACCCTCGGCGGGACGTTCACGATGGCCGAAGGGCTCACCGTCCACCGAATGGGCTACGGCGCGATGCAGCTGGCCGGCCCGGGGGTGTTCGGGCCTCCGAAGGATCGCGACGAGGCGATCGCCGTGCTGCGCACCGCCGTCGAGCTCGGGATCAACCACATCGACACGGCCGACTTCTACGGGCCCCACGTGACCAACGAGCTGATCCGCGAGGCGCTGGCCCCCTACGGCGAGGAGCTGCACATCGTCACCAAGGTCGGGGCGGTGCGGGACGAGCACGGCGGCTGGCCGCACGCGCGTTCACCCGAACAACTGCGACAGCAGGTGGAGTCGAACCTCCGTACTCTCGACGTGGACGTGCTCGACGTGGTCAACCTGCGCGTCGGTGGTGGTCCCGACGGGCACTCCCCGGTGCCCGGTTCGTTGGCCGAACCGTTCGGCGCCCTTGCCGAGATGCGCGAACAGGGGTTGATCAAACACCTCGGGGTCAGCGTCGTCAACGAGGAACAGGTGCGCGAAGCACAGTCGATCGCGCCGGTGGTGACCGTGCAGAACTGGTACAACCTCGCGCACCGAGGTGACGAACCGCTCATCGCATGGCTGGCCGAACAGGGGATCTCCTACGTGCCGTTCTGGCCGTTGGGCGGATTCAACCCGATCCAGTCCGACGCCCTGAACACTGTGGCCCAGCAACTGGGTGCCTCACCCCAGGCGGTGGCGCTGGCGTGGCTACTGCGACAGTCACCGAACATCCTGTTGATCCCCGGCACGTCGTCGGTGGCGCACCTGCGGGAGAACGTCGCGGCGGCCTCGCTGGAACTGCCCGAGGATGCGCTCGCGAGGTTGGACGGTATCGGCGCCTGA